A window from Vigna angularis cultivar LongXiaoDou No.4 chromosome 7, ASM1680809v1, whole genome shotgun sequence encodes these proteins:
- the LOC108336401 gene encoding root phototropism protein 2, whose protein sequence is MATPSPTRLSLAMERTGQWIFSPEIPADVIVTVGEADFSLHKFILAAKSNYIRKVIMESEESDLTRIDLTNIPGGQEAFEKLAKFCYGVNFEITVHNVAPLHCAAVFLQMTDEYCNGNLAGRTEDFLSQVGVSTLHSAVAVLKSCQQILPFAAEVNLVDRFVDVISSKACSEANFPSQSPPNWWTEELAVLDVDSFAKVIASMKQRGAKYLTIAGALITYTERTLRELVRDHSGGGRGIVSSNSGDSDSESRRSEQREILQSIVPLFPTEKAAFPINFLCCLLRCAIYLRASSSCKRELEKRVTEILEHVTVDDLLVITFTYDGERLLDLDSVRRIVSGFVEKEKSTTVFNAGANFNEHFSAAMQRVAKIVDAYLAEIAAYGELSISKFNGISILIPRGARKSDDDLYRAVDIYLKVHPDLDEIEKEKVCSVMDPLKLSYEARVHASKNKRLPLQIVLHALYYDQLHLRSGMAEDKEAVAVAAAVEKKQLQADVSLVRENEELRSELMKMKMYITDLQKNVQGTSSSGKETAGPAKRPTFFSSMSKKLSKLNPFKNGSKDTSHIDDAPVDLTKPRRRRFSIS, encoded by the exons ATGGCAACCCCCAGCCCCACCAGATTATCCCTTGCCATGGAGAGAACCGGGCAATG GATTTTCTCCCCAGAAATCCCAGCCGATGTTATTGTTACAGTAGGGGAAGCCGATTTTTCTCTACACAAG TTTATTCTGGCGGCAAAGAGCAACTACATCAGAAAGGTGATAATGGAATCAGAGGAGAGTGACCTAACCAGAATAGACCTCACGAACATACCTGGAGGCCAAGAAGCTTTCGAGAAATTAGCGAAGTTTTGTTACGGCGTCAATTTCGAGATCACCGTACACAACGTCGCTCCGTTGCACTGCGCCGCCGTATTCCTGCAGATGACCGACGAATATTGCAACGGAAACCTCGCTGGAAGAACGGAGGATTTCCTCTCTCAGGTCGGCGTCTCCACTCTCCACAGCGCCGTCGCGGTCCTCAAGTCCTGCCAGCAGATTCTTCCCTTCGCCGCCGAAGTCAACCTCGTTGACCGCTTCGTTGACGTAATTAGCTCCAAGGCTTGCAGTGAGGCGAACTTTCCGAGCCAGTCCCCGCCGAACTGGTGGACGGAGGAGCTCGCCGTGTTAGACGTAGATTCCTTCGCGAAGGTGATTGCCTCCATGAAACAGCGCGGCGCTAAGTATCTAACCATCGCCGGAGCGTTGATCACATACACCGAACGCACGCTGCGGGAGCTCGTCCGCGACCACAGCGGCGGCGGACGAGGAATCGTGTCGTCAAATTCCGGCGATTCGGATTCGGAGTCGAGAAGAAGCGAACAACGCGAGATTCTGCAGTCTATTGTCCCGCTCTTCCCGACGGAGAAAGCAGCGTTTCCAATCAACTTCCTCTGCTGTCTCCTGCGGTGCGCGATCTATCTCCGCGCGTCGAGTTCGTGCAAGCGCGAACTCGAGAAGCGTGTCACAGAGATCCTGGAGCACGTGACGGTGGACGACCTCCTCGTGATTACATTCACCTACGACGGCGAGAGGCTCTTGGATCTGGACAGCGTGAGGAGGATCGTCTCCGGCTTCgtggaaaaggagaagagcacGACGGTGTTCAACGCAGGCGCCAACTTCAACGAACACTTCTCCGCCGCGATGCAGCGCGTGGCCAAAATCGTCGACGCCTACCTCGCTGAGATCGCCGCCTACGGCGAACTCTCCATCTCTAAGTTCAACGGCATATCCATCCTCATTCCCAGAGGCGCTAGAAAATCCGACGATGATCTATACCGCGCAGTCGATATCTACCTCAAG GTGCACCCGGACCTGGACGAGATAGAGAAGGAGAAGGTGTGCAGTGTAATGGACCCACTGAAACTATCATACGAGGCGCGTGTGCACGCGTCGAAGAACAAGCGATTGCCGTTGCAGATCGTGCTTCACGCGCTGTATTACGACCAACTACACCTAAGGAGTGGTATGGCAGAGGACAAGGAGGCGGTGGCGGTGGCAGCTGCAGTGGAGAAGAAACAGCTTCAAGCTGACGTGTCGCTGGTGAGGGAGAACGAGGAGTTGCGATCGGAactgatgaagatgaaaatgtaCATTACCGATTTGCAGAAAAATGTGCAAGGAACGTCGTCGTCTGGGAAGGAAACTGCTGGGCCTGCTAAAAGGCCCACATTTTTCTCATCCATGTCGAAGAAACTGAGCAAATTGAACCCGTTCAAGAATGGGTCTAAGGACACGTCACACATCGACGATGCCCCGGTGGACTTGACCAAGCCCAGAAGGCGAAGGTTCTCCATTTCCTAG
- the LOC108338705 gene encoding uncharacterized protein LOC108338705 translates to MSSNKSEEKSQAAAERIKAAALTAAKGLSRAQAERAAAAAARNVNAYGQKEEGPSRWQEKREAKRQMYLMSTEKAVKLGERKDLKPSRSASGGAAQCQKCFQSGHWTYECKNERVYISRPSRTQQLKNPKLRVDTPVAYDLDLDGDVPDGDDKEEKEKRRRKKKKKKSEKKRRRYDSDSESDSGSDASSATGSDSSSESSSGSDSEEERKRRRKKQRKRSIRSRRSYSSSSGSESDAGSDSDSDDKSSRRKKRRSRRR, encoded by the coding sequence ATGTCATCGAATAAGAGCGAAGAGAAATCTCAGGCCGCGGCGGAGAGAATTAAGGCGGCGGCGTTGACTGCGGCGAAGGGGCTTAGCCGTGCCCAGGCAGAGCGGGCAGCGGCAGCGGCTGCGCGGAACGTGAATGCGTACGGGCAGAAGGAGGAGGGGCCCAGCCGATGGCAGGAGAAGAGGGAGGCGAAGCGGCAGATGTATCTTATGAGCACCGAAAAGGCCGTGAAATTAGGCGAAAGGAAGGATCTCAAGCCTTCGAGATCCGCTTCTGGCGGCGCCGCGCAGTGCCAGAAGTGCTTCCAAAGCGGACACTGGACTTACGAGTGCAAGAATGAGAGGGTTTATATTTCTAGGCCTTCCCGGACGCAACAGCTTAAAAACCCTAAACTGAGGGTCGATACGCCTGTCGCGTATGATTTGGATTTGGATGGCGATGTTCCTGATGGTGATGATAAggaggaaaaggagaagaggaggaggaagaagaagaagaagaagagtgaaaAGAAACGACGTCGTTATGATTCAGATAGTGAGAGTGACAGTGGGAGTGATGCATCTTCTGCCACCGGATCGGATTCTTCCTCTGAGAGTAGTTCTGGTTCTGATTCGGAGGAAGAACGGAAGCGGAGGAGGAAGAAGCAGAGGAAGAGATCAATACGCAGCCGGAGGAGTTATAGTTCATCTTCAGGGTCGGAGTCCGATGCAGGTTCTGACTCTGATTCGGATGATAAGAGCAGCCGGAGGAAGAAGAGGCGTAGTCGTAGGCGTTGA